ACGCATCGCACTCGTTCCCAACGAACGCCATCCGTGCGTGTCTTGACTATCGAGACCTCGAACTCGGTAATCTCTCGAAAATCGTCCTTCCCTATGACCCGTCGCTCCAATCGAAGATTCTCGACCACTATCTTCGTGACATCGTTCGACTCGATGGACTGAGCACAAAAGCCCGTCACATCGAATGGCTCGTGAAATCACAGGTTCGAGGACGATTTTTCCCCACCAATCACGTAGAATCTCGACTGGCGGACATCGGGACGCCAGTTCCCCCAATCGTGACCAGATCTCACCATGCGTGTCACGCTGCTAGCGCATTCCATCCATCCGGATTGGATGAAGCGGTGATTCTCACAGTGGATGCCAAAGGCGAGTACGATTCCACAGTCGTCTGGCACGGAGATGAACACGGACTCACTCGAATCCGAACGTACGACCATCCCAACAGTCTCGGCCTCTTTTTCGCGGTCGTCACCGAGTATCTCGGGTATCGGATGTTCAACGGGGAAGGGAAGGTAATGGGTCTTGCCCCGTACGGTGAGGAGAACGAGGCCATTGAGAGTGCACTTCGGGATCTAATTACACCCGGAGTCAACTACGACGTGACGGAACTGACCAAGCGGTGGGGGACGGATTACGGCGTCAGAAGACTCGAGGAGTATCTTGGTCGACCACGGAACGACACACCGGGAGAGTTCGATCAATGGCAGAAGGATTTCGCTTACACTGCACAAAAGCTCCTCGAAGAAACCGTTCTCGATATGGCCACAACGTATGCCAATCACATCGGTACGAGGAACGTCGCGCTTGCTGGAGGGGTTGCGCTGAATTGTAAAATGAACATGCGTCTCATCGAATCGAATGACATCGAGAACGTGTTCATTCAACCGGTCGCTAACGACGCTGGATTAGCGCTCGGTGCAGGCTGGCTCGACCAGTCGCCATCGGCTGTTCCACAGATGACGAACGTTTATCTCGGCTCCGAGTATGAAACGGACGAAATCGTGAACCTACTGGAGACGAACAAAGTCAGCTACAAGCGTCCCGATAACCTCGAACGGTACGTCGCAGAGCAGTTGGCCGACGGATCGCTCGTCGGATGGTTCCGCGGCCGCTTAGAGATGGGACCCCGCGCACTCGGGAGTCGAAGCATCCTCGCTGATCCTCGCTCAATTGCCTCTCGTGACCGAGTAAACGAGTTCGTCAAGCATCGGGAAGAGTGGCGACCGTTCGCACCGTCGATGCTCGAAGATGCCGCCGAAGAGTATCTCGTAAACGGTCGACCCGCACCGTTCATGATTACTGCGTCTGATGTGCGACCTGAGAACAAAAATCATATCGAAGCGGTACTTCACCCAGCAGACGATTCGACGCGGCCCCAGACTGTGCGCGAAGATCAGCACCCACAGTATTACCGACTAATAGCTGAATTCGGTAATATCACTGGCGTTCCAGTCGTCCTCAATACATCGTTCAACGATCACGCCGAACCGATCGTTGAAACACCAGCACAAGCGCTCAAGGACTTCTACGGAATGGGCCTCGACGTCCTCGTTCTCGAAGACGTGGTCGTTGAGAAAGAGACCTGACTCCCATCGACACGCCACTGGTGACTATCTGCTAATGACGATAGATAACGACGATTCGAAGAAATCATCAGTAGGGGAGGTGGTCTCGGTATCGTTCTCGAAACGAACTTGAATGACTCACTTTCAGCACCGACATATCGTATACAATCGAGAACCGGTATCAACACCGCACCCGTAGTGTTGACGAGGGGGGAAAGAATGGCCGTTGGAGCGGTTAGTGTCATTAGCAATCAAATCTCCACTGTCGTATTAGCTACCGGGTCGCTCCAAGAGGTCGGGCAATTTATTCTCGAATGGGCGTGGGATATTTGGTGGGCACTCGTTCTCGGATTCACCATTTCAGGCGCGATTCAAGCCTATGTCTCACAAGAACGTATGGTTGAACTCCTCGGTGGCCGTGGGAGCCGTGAGATTGGTTTAGGTGCCTTTTTCGGATTTCTCTCGTCCAGTTGCTCGTTCGCTGCGATCGCCACCACGAGAACGATTTTCAAAAAGGGAGCCTCGCCCGAAGCATCACTCGCTGCATTTCAGTTCGCATCCACAAACTTGGTTATCGAAATCGGCCTCGTGATGTGGATTCTTCTCGGCTGGCAGTTCGTCATCGCCGACTTCCTTGGTGGTGTCTTTCTCATCCTTCTTTTTGCTGCGATAACGAAGTATCTCGTTCCGGACTCATGGTTCGAGAGTGCTCGTGACCATCCCGACGAAACGGGTGGCGGGATGCAGATGGATACGATTCTATCGTTGTTGTTGCGAGTTCCGAAACGACTGCTCTCATCTACGAATATTTCTGAACCTGAATCTTCTCGTGGAGAACACGAGCACGCTCAGGATCACGCCCACACGGACCACGACGAGATGCAACCGGAACCTAGCTGGAAGTATGCGTTTCGTCGGGCGATTCACGAATGGAAGATGGTCTGGAGCGATATCATCGTCGGATTCATCATTGCCGGTTTCATTGCCGCGTACGTTCCACAATCGGCATGGACGCAATTGTTCTCGCTCGCTCCACAAGGAACGTTTGCGTGGGTCGCACTCGGTAGTCTTATCGGTGTGATCGTAGGGATTGTGACGTTCATTTGTTCGGTCGCTAACGTCCCATTCGCACTCGTCCTCTGGAGTGCGGGAATTCCGTTCGGCGGCGTTCTCGCGTTCATTTTCGCGGATCTGATCGTCCCGCAAATCGTCAATATCTATCGGAAATACTACGGCCTCCGGATGGCCGTTACCCTCTTTGTTTCCATCTTCTTCGTTGCCTTTGTCAGCGGAATACTCATCCACTACCTGTTCGTCGGACTCAATCTTGTTCCACAAGCTACCACGGGCGGTGCTGTGCCGGGAACGTACACGCTCGTCCTGAACGTGTTGTTTACTCCGCTCTTCCTTGCTCAGGTGTACGTCACGTATATCGAACCGCGCCGTGGTTCTCGTCCGATGTCGGCAGAATCGTGATCCCGACTATCGTTCTCGGGAGTGAACGACCTCGAACGCAAGGACTGTATCTCTCGATACCGGCTAACAGGTTCGTTTGACATAAAGACGAATAGTTGAGAGCCTCCGTCTGTTCGTCTCAGGCACCGGTCTATACAGACGATAAGCAATCGCGAGAAGGCCGTTGCCCCCAACTTTGAGCGATCGGAACGATCCAGACAGAGAAACCAGTAAGCCGGTTCGTAGTGGAGTAGAATGTATGGGGGAGCATTCAGACAACGGCGACCGCAACATCGAGCCAGATAACGAATCGCAAAGCCATATGCCAAGCGGTCACTCTGCAATCGGGGGATTGGCACTCCACAGCGACGGCTTCCAATTAGTCCCATCGGAAACACGCTTTGAGGCCGATGAATCCAACGACTGGTCATTTCAGATCGTCACTGAAAATGGAGCGGCGGTAGCCGAATTCGAGGAAGCACATGGGGAAGCACTCCATTTGATAATCATCCGACGGGATCTGACCCATTTTCAGCATCTTCATCCTGAGATTAGCTCGGAAGGACGATGTCGAGTAGAGGACTTTTCGTTGCCAGTGCCTGGCGTATACCGTGCGTTTGTTGATGCCGTCATTGACGGCCAGTCGATGACGCTTGGGTTCGACCTGTTCGCACCTGGGACAGCAACTGTTGAAGAACGTCCTGACACGTCACACCATGCTTCTTGTGAGGGATACGAAGTCGAATTGCTCACAGACACTGTCACTGCCACCGAGCCTACGCAATTGCTGTTTGAGGTCCAACGGGCTGATGGTTCCGTAGCAGACCTGGAACCATATCTCGGAGCACGCGGTCATCTCGTCGCCCTTCGCGAGGGAGATCTCGCCTACCTCCACGTGCATCCGAAGGAAACCACTTCCCAACCAGGTTGTGTCGAATTCGATGCCACCTTTCCAACACCTGGCCGCTATCGCCTTTTCCTCCAAGTAAAGCCAGATGGTGAACTGATTTCGACCGCCTTTGATGTTCGTATTGACCACTGATCCTCAAGGGATATTCCGTAGTTTTCCTCCAAGATTTCGGAAAAAGAATTCGCGTTGAACTGGTCTCATCACTTCCATGCTTGTGGACCAAAAATACTGCTAATGGAGCCGTCACGCATCACTACGGCTTTACTGTGTCATGTCGTCGTTTTCGATACCGGTCTGCTTACGCAGACATCATGCTTCGGCAACTTTCGGCGCAGTTTTCGAGGACATCGGCACAGAGTTGGCAGTGATCCGAATCGTGGCGGGAACACTCTTCGGCACATTCTTCGCATGCACCTGCACAGACTTCTGCCAACTCGGCACTGTAGTTGGAGCTTCGCGCCATGAATCGGGCGTGAAGACTCGCCGTGTCAGCGACATCGCGGCAAAGTCGCAGACACTCGGCCATTCCTTCACCCTCACCAGCACATTCATCCGCACACCATTCGCATACCTCTGCCGCCTCGAGGCAGTTTTCGATACAATCGCTGGTTTCGTCGTCTACGTGATCAATTTTCGAGATTGTTTCTGATAGTGCCATTGCGTTCTCTTATTGAGGACCTATCTTTTCCCCCGTTGTTGCTAACAGATCAAAGCGAGACTCTATCCAATCCGGGAAGGTGAAAGTACGCACATAAAAAACACCTAACGGTATCGCTTGAAAGCAGCGACACTCTTTCCCCTCTAGCAAGTGGATGTGGAATACATGGTGGAACTCGATGAGACCGATACAGAGATACTACGGTTATTGATGGATGATGCACGTCGCTCGTATACCGATATTGGCGAACAAGTCGGTCTTTCAGCCCCGAGCGTTTCGAACCGCATTACCCAGCTTAAAGATCTGGGGGTCATCGACGGCTTTACCGTAAACATTGACCGGTCGATGCTTGCGACGGGAGATGACATTCTGATCGAAATCGAAGCTAAGCCAGGTGCAGAAGAGGGGATCGTCGAATCGTTATCGAATGTCGATGCAGTTGAGTGTATTCTGCAGACAATCGATCTCCAAATCAGTGCTCACGCCTATATGAACGATCGAGAGATCAAGCAACTTTTCGATGAGACGCTGGACGACCAGGACATCCAATCGTACGAGATTCGAAAGGTCGCAAATTCGGTCTGGAAACCCCAGATCCACCGGTCTGATCTCGCTATCGAATGTATTGAATGTGGAAAGCCAATTCAAGGGGACGGCATCACGGTGGAAACCGATGAACAACACTACTATCTCTGTTGCTCATCTTGTGAATCACTCTTCCGTGAGCGCTATGATGAGTTGAAGAGCGGCGTCTGAAAACTATCCAGTGACACTCCCTAGAGGAATTGGTATTCACTGAATTAGCCGAAGGAGAGAGGCTTGCGTTGTAACCATTCTGCAATCCTTATGTAATTGAACCCTTTCTCCCTCATATTAATTTGATTTATTGTCATCTCTGGCGATGCCACTCTGGGAGAAATTCCATGTCCGACAAATCACGAGTTACGAATCAGACACGCAGACAGTTTCTCGGTGTCGTGGGTGGTGCCGCGATTGGATTGTCATCGACTGTGACCGCTCAAGAAACATCTTCAGGCGAGAACCATCACGACATGTGCTGTTTCCGTCTCGGTGGCCGAGTTTCTGAATGGCAAGGACGTAGTCCTCAATCTATTGCTGGACAGAAGAATCCGACGCTCCGAGTCGAACCGGGTCGGACGTACGGACTGGTATGGCAGAATTTGGAT
This Haladaptatus sp. R4 DNA region includes the following protein-coding sequences:
- a CDS encoding permease, whose translation is MAVGAVSVISNQISTVVLATGSLQEVGQFILEWAWDIWWALVLGFTISGAIQAYVSQERMVELLGGRGSREIGLGAFFGFLSSSCSFAAIATTRTIFKKGASPEASLAAFQFASTNLVIEIGLVMWILLGWQFVIADFLGGVFLILLFAAITKYLVPDSWFESARDHPDETGGGMQMDTILSLLLRVPKRLLSSTNISEPESSRGEHEHAQDHAHTDHDEMQPEPSWKYAFRRAIHEWKMVWSDIIVGFIIAGFIAAYVPQSAWTQLFSLAPQGTFAWVALGSLIGVIVGIVTFICSVANVPFALVLWSAGIPFGGVLAFIFADLIVPQIVNIYRKYYGLRMAVTLFVSIFFVAFVSGILIHYLFVGLNLVPQATTGGAVPGTYTLVLNVLFTPLFLAQVYVTYIEPRRGSRPMSAES
- a CDS encoding AsnC family transcriptional regulator, with amino-acid sequence MVELDETDTEILRLLMDDARRSYTDIGEQVGLSAPSVSNRITQLKDLGVIDGFTVNIDRSMLATGDDILIEIEAKPGAEEGIVESLSNVDAVECILQTIDLQISAHAYMNDREIKQLFDETLDDQDIQSYEIRKVANSVWKPQIHRSDLAIECIECGKPIQGDGITVETDEQHYYLCCSSCESLFRERYDELKSGV
- a CDS encoding four-helix bundle copper-binding protein, with the translated sequence MALSETISKIDHVDDETSDCIENCLEAAEVCEWCADECAGEGEGMAECLRLCRDVADTASLHARFMARSSNYSAELAEVCAGACEECAEECSRHDSDHCQLCADVLENCAESCRSMMSA
- a CDS encoding carbamoyltransferase C-terminal domain-containing protein, yielding MTNYTLSFKPAIGLYGQHDPSAVLFEDGEAVYGIEEERLSRDKHASHSFPTNAIRACLDYRDLELGNLSKIVLPYDPSLQSKILDHYLRDIVRLDGLSTKARHIEWLVKSQVRGRFFPTNHVESRLADIGTPVPPIVTRSHHACHAASAFHPSGLDEAVILTVDAKGEYDSTVVWHGDEHGLTRIRTYDHPNSLGLFFAVVTEYLGYRMFNGEGKVMGLAPYGEENEAIESALRDLITPGVNYDVTELTKRWGTDYGVRRLEEYLGRPRNDTPGEFDQWQKDFAYTAQKLLEETVLDMATTYANHIGTRNVALAGGVALNCKMNMRLIESNDIENVFIQPVANDAGLALGAGWLDQSPSAVPQMTNVYLGSEYETDEIVNLLETNKVSYKRPDNLERYVAEQLADGSLVGWFRGRLEMGPRALGSRSILADPRSIASRDRVNEFVKHREEWRPFAPSMLEDAAEEYLVNGRPAPFMITASDVRPENKNHIEAVLHPADDSTRPQTVREDQHPQYYRLIAEFGNITGVPVVLNTSFNDHAEPIVETPAQALKDFYGMGLDVLVLEDVVVEKET